The Branchiostoma lanceolatum isolate klBraLanc5 chromosome 10, klBraLanc5.hap2, whole genome shotgun sequence genome has a window encoding:
- the LOC136443520 gene encoding uncharacterized protein, translating into MAAGRINFAVFALVFSVFACLCCCESHQNNVCTYYYDTRYSEPQGNLANCTWYSNNCCCRRTEVTSVASSMYPLFGATQKCRNVLNYMMCYFCSPEQYLWYYDNRVHVCGRFCELVYRECGSASYEGVAIASAYESGWDFCQAQTYLVSDELPCFDYDPKVFGGGGVVKGWRGGIVGLALFVLMVNFRYSM; encoded by the exons ATGGCTGCCGGTAGAATAAATTTCGCTGTTTTCGCTCTTGTTTTCTCCGTTTTCGCCTGTCTTTGCTGCTGCGAGTCACACCAGAATAATGTCTGCACATACTACT ATGACACGCGGTACTCTGAGCCGCAGGGAAACCTGGCCAACTGCACCTGGTACAGCAACAACTGCTGCTGCCGTCGCACGGAGGTCACGTCCGTCGCCAGCTCCATGTACCCGCTGTTCGGCGCCACGCAGAAGTGTCGCAACGTCCTCAACTACATGATGTGCTACTTCTGCAGCCCTGAACAGTACCTCTGGTACTACGA CAACCGAGTCCACGTCTGCGGGCGTTTCTGTGAGCTGGTGTACCGTGAGTGCGGCTCAGCGTCGTACGAAGGCGTGGCCATCGCGTCGGCGTACGAGAGCGGCTGGGACTTCTGCCAGGCGCAGACCTACCTGGTGTCGGACGAGCTGCCGTGTTTCGACTACGACCCCAAGGTgttcgggggagggggggtcgtGAAGGGGTGGAGAGGAGGGATAGTGGGGCTGGCTCTGTTTGTTTTAATGGTGAACTTCAGATACAGCATGTGA